The following are encoded together in the Salvia hispanica cultivar TCC Black 2014 chromosome 6, UniMelb_Shisp_WGS_1.0, whole genome shotgun sequence genome:
- the LOC125192180 gene encoding glutathione transferase GST 23-like: MAEDLKLMRTWSSPYALRVVHALKIKGLEYETVLEDMTKKSASLLEYNPVHKKVPVLLHNGRPVCESLVILEYIDDVWKQPPLLPQDPNEKAMARFWANFGDDKVMPLTWRVFTSEGKDQEEAIGPMMENLKFLEEQLKGKSFFGGEAIGYTDIAFGWMGNLISILEEIIDLKLVDEEKFPLLSVWINKFSDDPVIKECWPPRDKMVEKFKVIRERYLKQAP, from the exons ATGGCAGAAGATCTGAAGCTGATGAGGACATGGTCAAGTCCTTATGCTTTGAGGGTGGTACATGCTTTGAAGATTAAAGGCTTGGAGTACGAAACGGTACTGGAGgatatgacaaaaaaaagtgCTTCACTCCTCGAGTACAATCCTGTGCACAAGAAGGTCCCCGTTCTCCTGCACAATGGAAGGCCAGTTTGTGAGTCCCTAGTGATTCTTGAATACATCGATGATGTGTGGAAGCAGCCTCCTCTTCTTCCCCAAGATCCTAATGAGAAAGCCATGGCTCGGTTTTGGGCCAATTTCGGAGATGACAAG GTTATGCCATTGACATGGAGGGTCTTCACCTCTGAGGGAAAAGACCAAGAGGAAGCTATTGGTCCAATGATGGAGAATCTGAAATTCCTAGAAGAGCAGCTAAAAGGTAAGAGTTTTTTTGGAGGGGAGGCCATTGGCTATACTGATATTGCATTTGGGTGGATGGGCAACTTGATCAGCATACTGGAAGAGATAATTGACCTGAAATTAGTAGATGAAGAGAAATTCCCACTATTATCAGTATGGATTAATAAGTTCTCTGATGATCCGGTTATAAAAGAGTGCTGGCCACCTCGAGACAAGATGGTTGAGAAATTTAAGGTCATTCGGGAACGCTACCTCAAACAAGCTCCTTGA